Proteins encoded together in one Labrus bergylta chromosome 20, fLabBer1.1, whole genome shotgun sequence window:
- the LOC109987482 gene encoding cell adhesion molecule 3-like produces the protein MEALSGTCLKIPCSFSVKEEKEFDNTTETFGIWYKEDEETPNPNNVVFNSDGTVNKFEMNITGNLTMKNCTTLIYNMKMTYEGVYYFRIMNWPFRANAICDPLQIKVKDSPPSPKLIISGDLKEKESVTITCSASTPCPLSPPKLTWTLKQDSLNNMEENPDKTFTTKIQEQITLTDKHDGYNITCSATYPVNEGKEVKTAEETQTLRVSYAPKNTSASISPSGLVSAGIHVNLTCSSRANPPVSSFTWFKISRDGPMIVSEGEFYSFNVTEGGVYYCVSMNDLGNQTSPQIHLRFEEKAVLASSLHWEAIIGGILGIIAFICLVVFVWCLKSKHPTAQRTQSQPGEEMSAEEPARKTEEEVQENIHYGEIDFSKMRHEESFNSVQDRGQQQETLYAQVKVSGRGNSGAQTAGSPDDLYAKVRKKI, from the exons ATGGAAGCACTGAGTGGAACTTGTCTGAAAATCCCATGTAGCTTTAgtgttaaagaagaaaaagagtttgacaacacaacagaaacatttggaaTATGGTATAAAGAAGACGAAGAGACCCCCAATCCAAACAATGTGGTTTTTAACAGTGATGGCACAGTGAACAAATTTGAAATGAACATAACTGGAAACTTGACAATGAAAAACTGCACCACTCTGATTTACAACATGAAGATGACATATGAAGGCGTATACTACTTCAGAATCATGAACTGGCCTTTCAGGGCAAATGCTATTTGTGATCCtcttcaaataaaagtcaaag ATTCTCCTCCGAGCCCCAAACTAATCATCTCAGGAGATCTGAAGGAGAAGGAGTCTGTCACTATAACCTGCTCAGCTTCCACTCCCTGTCCACTCTCccctcctaaactcacctggaCTCTCAAACAAGACTCTCTCAACAACATGGAGGAAAACCCAGATAAAACCTTCACGACTAAAATCCAGGAGCAGATCACTCTGACGGACAAACATGATGGATACAACATCACCTGTTCTGCCACATATCCTGTGAATGAAGGAAAAGAAGTcaagacagcagaggagacacagacTCTCAGAGTTTCAT ATGCTCCTAAAAACACCTCAGCGTCCATCAGTCCATCAGGTTTGGTGTCAGCAGGTATTCATGTGAACCTGACCTGCTCCAGCAGAGCCAATCCTCCTGTCAGCAGCTTCACCTGGTTCAAGATCAGCAGAGATGGACCCATGATCGTATCTGAAGGAGagttttacagctttaatgtcaCAGAGGGAGGAGTTTATTACTGTGTGTCCATGAATGATCTCGGTAATCAGACATCACCACAGATCCATCTGAGATTTGAGGAGAAAG CTGTGCTTGCGAGCTCTCTACACTGGGAGGCAATCATTGGTGGAATCCTTGGGATCATTGCGTTCATCTGTCTGGTTGTCTTTGTTTG GTGTTTAAAGTCAAAACACCCAACTGCACAACGGACTCAG agtcaACCAGGTGAAGAGATGTCTGCAGAAGAGCCAGCAAGGAAAACAGAGGAAGAAGTACAAGAAAATATCCATTACGGAGAGATAGACTTCTCCAAGATGAGACATGAAGAGTCCTTTAACTCGGTACAGGACCGAGGACAGCAGCAGGAGACACTGTATGCACAAGTCAAAGTGTCCGGGAGAGGAAACAGTGGAGCACAGACTGCTGGCAGTCCAGACGATCTCTACGCTAAAgttaggaaaaaaatataa